The following are encoded together in the Schistocerca americana isolate TAMUIC-IGC-003095 chromosome 6, iqSchAmer2.1, whole genome shotgun sequence genome:
- the LOC124619297 gene encoding SNAPIN protein homolog — MELDTESTTTSIDDKTEDFCENPTRDTLAEGLMCLLKPTIDQLDERVRATRISQVELKQQIEGLAEELRKISDSQQCPLDLDAYVKKLMTAKQKVTVVSNILQTAQDRLNKVHLLIEKESARRRALLEPTPSTSPLEATNPSIQ; from the exons ATGGAATTAGACACCGAGAGCACGACAACTTCAATTGATGACAAAACAGAAGATTTCTGCGAAAATCCTACCCGCGATACTTTGGCTGAAGGATTGATGTGTTTATTGAAGCCAACGATTGATCAACTGGATGAAAGAGTTCGCGCAACTCG AATAAGCCAAGTTGAGTTGAAACAACAGATTGAAGGCCTCGCGGAGGAATTAAGGAAAATTTCAGATTCCCAGCAGTGCCCCTTGGATTTGGACGCCTATGTGAAAAAACTTATGACAGCGAAACAAAAAGTAACTGTCGTTAGTAACATCCTGCAGACGGCACAA GATCGACTGAACAAAGTTCATTTGCTGATAGAGAAAGAGTCAGCACGGCGACGAGCTTTACTTGAGCCAACGCCAAGTACTTCACCACTGGAGGCAACAAACCCTTCAATACAGTGA
- the LOC124619296 gene encoding methyltransferase N6AMT1 isoform X2 — protein sequence MSKYEFKIITPSLSHMSSCDFDAVYEPAEDTFLLIDALEDDLQLISTLKPSVCLEVGSGSGAIITAISMFLGNSCHCMATDISFVACKATQKTSLYNSANVDTINTDLASAVVLRGVVDILIFNPPYVVTPSEEISSCGRSDDITRSWAGGLKGRELSHNSENSQQEKKIYLTSCSHS from the exons ATGAGCAAGTATGAATTCAAAATTATCACACCATCACTTTCACATATGTCAAGTTGTGATTTTGATGCTGTTTATGAACCAGCTGAGGATACATTTTTGCTTATTGATGCCTTGGAAGATGATCTACAGTTAATCAGTACACTCAAACCCTCAGTGTGCTTGGAAGTTGGAAGTGGTTCTGGGGCTATAATTACAGCTATATCTATGTTTCTTGGTAACAGCTGTCACTGCATGGCTACAGATATCAGTTTTGTGGCTTGTAAAGCAACACAGAAAACAAGTCTCTATAACAGCGCAAATGTTGATACAATAAATACTGATTTGGCCAGTGCTGTAGTACTTCGGGGAGTAGTGGACATATTGATATTTAATCCTCCATATGTTGTAACTCCTTCAGAAGAGATAAGCTCATGTGGCAGAAGTGATGACATAACACGCTCTTGGGCTGGCGGATTGAAAGGGAGGGAG ctCAGTCACAACAGTGAGAATAGccaacaagaaaagaaaatctacTTAACTAGTTGCAGCCATAGTTAA